A single window of Colletotrichum higginsianum IMI 349063 chromosome 8, whole genome shotgun sequence DNA harbors:
- a CDS encoding C6 zinc finger domain-containing protein gives MASVAKPLQTHMWAREKPQRRVKHEAFKPKKHKAFSTLPRQRRTAAISASWMSRWKTRQKVAPPPTGIKTQADLAGPLAIARERIRRAEKDDQETRRERKLVLPKTVQVGPEGVSVNRFHTIYTAHTNVFIFSKLPAYYTDGAGGPDHVRHATHAVALLAAAKSLRQPGLMMKARRNYCKALSTLNQALREPKGVQDDANLVTLFLFGLYEVINGPRGERIVDLQENVYPHGAGGLELFKYRADHGLSNEVDRGCFMYFCHAALMESFIQRSHLTPLWSLLEIVETPWGQGPILEPLVRQVIAFKKAFDALVRAQNNEAEPVQTSPKALSQLLREGINVSDNLAAAVTFLGFSNVSSCSGRQQKLFNGLFIVADKKSGCIAKSHYRSLRIYVLERIIDLLSIIKESGGQVDEDIRPVPTWSDGVAVVEEIMEDMRAIFDLEGREQSSAEGTAYRTMTMFWPVVMARTSCFAGPQNERWISEKMLDLSSDVGFGLGLEAAAM, from the exons ATGGCCAGTGTAGCTAAGCCGCTGCAAACCCATATGTGGGCGAGAGAAAAACCGCAGAGGCGTGTAAAG CACGAAGCCTTCAAGCCCAAAAAACACAAGGCGTTCTCTACGCTACCGCGGCAACGGCGAACGGCGGCAATCTCCGCCTCCTGGATGTCCAGATGGAAGACTCGTCAGAAAGTTGCACCGCCACCGACCGGAATCAAGACGCAGGCCGACTTAGCCGGACCTTTGGCCATCGCGCGAGAGCGCATCCGGCGAGCCGAGAAGGACGACCAGGAGACCAGGCGGGAACGCAAGCTCGTCCTCCCCAAAACAGTCCAGGTCGGACCGGAGGGCGTGTCGGTGAACCGATTCCACACCATCTATACGGCGCACACAAACGTCTTCATATTTAGCAAACTGCCGGCTTACTACACCGACGGCGCTGGAGGCCCGGACCACGTACGGCACGCCACCCACGCAGTGgcgctcctcgccgccgcaaaGTCGCTGCGTCAGCCGGGGCTCATGATGAAGGCCAGGCGGAATTACTGCAAGGCGCTCTCCACACTGAACCAGGCTCTGAGAGAGCCGAAGGGAGTACAGGATGACGCCAACCTTGTGACGTTGTTCCTGTTTGGGCTATACGAG GTAATAAACGGCCCACGGGGGGAAAGGATAGTCGATTTGCAGGAGAATGTTTACCCTCATGGAGCAGGAGGTCTGGAGCTCTTCAAGTATCGTGCCGACCACGGCTTGTCGAACGAAGTCGACAGAGGCTGCTTCATGTACTTTTGCCACGCAGCA CTCATGGAGTCTTTTATCCAGCGTAGCCACCTGACGCCCCTGTGGTCGCTACTCGAAATAGTGGAAACCCCATGGGGACAAGGACCCATCCTTGAGCCTCTTGTACGCCAGGTCATCGCGTTCAAGAAGGCCTTTGACGCTTTGGTTCGGGCCCAAAATAACGAGGCCGAGCCGGTGCAGACTTCGCCGAAGGCCTTGTCACAATTGTTGCGGGAGGGTATCAATGTGAGCGACAACCTCGCGGCAGCGGTCACCTTCCTTGGCTTCTCCAACGTTTCGTCGTGCTCCGGAAGGCAGCAGAAGCTATTCAACGGGCTCTTCATCGTGGCGGACAAGAAGTCGGGATGCATCGCCAAGAGCCACTATCGTTCCCTCAGGATCTATGTTCTCGagcgcatcatcgacctgCTCAGCATAATCAAGGAGAGCGGCGggcaggtcgacgaggataTCAGGCCTGTACCAACCTGGTCTGACGGTGTTGCGGTCGTCGAGGAAATCATGGAGGATATGCGGGCCATCTTTGACCTGGAGGGCAGAGAACAGTCCTCGGCCGAGGGCACGGCGTACCGCACCATGACGATGTTCTGGCCGGTGGTCATGGCCCGGACGTCCTGCTTCGCAGGCCCTCAGAATGAAAGGTGGATTTCAGAAAAGATGCTCGACTTGAGCTCCGACGTTGGGTTTGGATTAGGACTCGAGGCTGCAGCCATGTGA
- a CDS encoding G-protein coupled receptor, whose product MSLTHYEIEVVTGLERVGSALSLVGVTLIFITYWKFKRIRSVPNLFIVFASIANVGASVACAIGYEGLRMGETSALCQAQAFLLEMFMQSDPWWSFAMAVNVYLVFFAGANPSSFREYLWVYCAVCFGFPLVPALVCLFLRPHGPNDYIYGNATLWCWINKKWGDLRIFTYYIPIWFCVLGSSVIYFAVGYHVFHHRNQLHNLTFSNNGCDGKEMTCSDERDSAEKVSYLSRTGTRDDCPLVDTRQNLTGRTEFYGTAVTEVQITTMTPKPWTPQPPPVAMTKVTAGDQQPRHQRSWRTSEDDGSPGPRFETTCTSDPPPPKPRLSVFQRIGGVRSKFSSRLQRLDPVKLAYLRTSFIFAISVLVTWTPSSINRVFNMIRRDESHFGLNVASATVLPLQGVWNAVIFFMTSWTVFKEEWKDMRGRHQVRLGSCGEDGLHGGLRIEVLRGDQQDRFKSGRYGHTKTLGSDQTSDIELTPPSGVGNVRAMRGSFSI is encoded by the exons ATGTCTCTCACTCACTACGAGATCGAAGTCGTCACCGGGCTTGAAAGGGTTGGCTCTGCCTTGTCACTAGTTGGAGTCACTTTAATCTTCATCACCTACTGGAAGTTCAAGCGCATTCGAAGCGTGCCGAATctcttcatcgtcttcgcTTCAATCGCCAACGTCGGCGCCAGCGTCGCGTGCGCCATTGGCTACGAGGGACTCCGTATGGGCGAGACTTCCGCTTTGTGTCAGGCTCAAGCATTCTTGCTCGAAAT GTTCATGCAATCCGATCCATGGTGGTCTTTCGCCATGGCCGTCAACGTTtacctcgtcttcttcgcaGGCGCCAACCCTTCCTCCTTTCGTGAATATCTTTGGGTCTACTGCGCCGTCTGCTTCGGCTTCCCCCTGGTTCCGGCTCTTGTCTGTCTCTTCCTTCGTCCACACGGTCCAAATGATTACATCTACGGCAATGCAACA TTGTGGTGCTGGATAAACAAAAAATGGGGCGATCTTCGCATCTTCACCTACTACATACCCATCTGGTTTTGCGTGCTCGGCTCGAGTGTGATTTACTTCGCTGTCGGCTACCATGTTTTCCACCACCGCAATCAACTTCACAATCTCACCTTCAGCAACAACGGATgcgacggcaaggaaatGACTTGTTCGGATGAGCGGGATTCTGCTGAAAAGGTATCCTACCTCTCTCGCACAGGCACTCGAGATGACTGTCCTCTCGTTGACACTCGTCAGAATCTTACGGGCCGTACCGAGTTTTACGGGACCGCTGTCACGGAGGTGCAAATAACTACCATGACGCCGAAGCCTTGGACACCCCAGCCACCACCCGTAGCCATGACAAAGGTCACGGCTGGTGATCAGCAGCCTCGACACCAGCGATCATGGCGCACAAGCGAAGATGACGGCTCCCCCGGTCCTCGATTCGAGACCACTTGCACATCCGACCCACCCCCACCGAAGCCGCGCCTTTCCGTATTCCAACGAATTGGGGGCGTCAGAAGCAAATTCTCCAGCAGACTGCAGCGTCTTGATCCCGTAAAGCTTGCATATCTTCGAACCAGTTTCATATTTGCCATCTCGGTGCTGGTGACCTGGACACCGAGCTCGATCAACAGAGTCTTCAACATGATCAGGCGTGATGAGTCTCACTTTGGTCTGAATGTCGCCAGCGCTACGGTACTACCCCTTCAGGGTGTCTGGAACGCCGTTATTTTCTTCATGACCAGTTGGACGGTATTCAAGGAGGAGTGGAAAGACATGCGCGGTCGCCACCAGGTCCGGCTTGGAAGCTGTGGCGAAGATGGTCTACATGGCGGTCTGAGAATCGAGGTGCTACGAGGTGACCAACAGGATCGGTTCAAGAGTGGTCGTTACGGACATACGAAGACACTCGGCAGCGACCAGACGAGTGACATTGAGTTGACGCCTCCCTCGGGCGTTGGCAACGTTCGAGCAATGCGAGGTTCGTTCAGTATATGA
- a CDS encoding Major facilitator superfamily transporter, whose protein sequence is MSENEKVDVSQASDEAAQPSCHDPDAHLSEDERLEIERKLVRRLDWTLIPWLCVLYLLAFLDRTNIGNAKIAGLNDDLGLSSSQYNSALTIFFVSYAVFEPLTNILLKKLRPSIFIPIIMILWGASMTGMGFVYNWSGLMAARWFLGLTEAGLFPGVNYYLSCWYKRSEFGIRAAIFFSAAAISGSFGGALAAAIEQMAGVGGRPGWAWIFILEGLLTVLFGVASFWMVHDFPDEAKFLSKDDRARVIRRLKMDQQASADHEEFKMTFFWQAVKDWKMWLGMAIYMGCDMPLYAFSLFLPTIVNELGWNTSVVRSQLMTVPPYAVAAVFTVFIGWVADKTQQRGLCNISVSLIGIVGFSMLITTENPQVKYAGTFLGALGIYPCISNTITWVANNVEGVYKRGVVLGFVIGWGNLNGIVSSNIYIREPRFSEGHGVVLAYMSIFLCLGSVLMTLLLRVENQKRRQGNRDHWADNRSVKEIEAMGDRRPDFLYTL, encoded by the exons ATGAGCGAAAATGAGAAGGTAGATGTCTCACAAGCATCGGACGAAGCTGCCCAGCCGTCTTGTCACGACCCTGATGCGCACCTCAGCGAGGATGAAAGGCTGGAGATC GAACGCAAGTTGGTCAGACGACTCGACTGGACTCTCATCCCATGG CTTTGCGTCCTGTACCTGCTGGCCTTCCTCGACAGGACAAACATCGGCAATGCCAAGATTGCAGGGCTCAACGACGACCTCGGGTTAAGTAGCTCGCAATACAACTCGGCACTCACAATCTTCTTCGTGTCGTACGCCGTTTTCGAGCCTCTGACAAACATCTTGCTGAAGAAGCTGCGCCCTTCTATTTTCATTCCCATCATCAT GATCCTCTGGGGCGCATCCATGACCGGAATGGGTTTCGTGTACAACTGGAGCGGGCTGATGGCGGCTCGATGGTTTTTGGGCCTCACCGAGGCAGGCCTCTTCCCAGGCGTCAACTACTATTTGTCCTGCTGGTACAAGCGATCTGAATTTGGTATTCGGGCA gccatcttcttctcggcggcagccaTCTCGGGTTCATTTGGCGGCGCTCTGGCCGCGGCCATCGAGCAAATGGCCGGAGTCGGTGGCCGCCCCGGTTGGGCTTGGATCTTCATCCTCGAGGGACTCCTGACGGTGCTGTTCGGCGTTGCGTCCTTCTGGATGGTCCATGACTTccccgacgaggccaagtTCCTGTCCAAAGACGACCGCGCCCGCGTCATTCGCCGCCTCAAGATGGACCAGCAGGCGTCGGCCGACCATGAGGAGTTCAAAATGACCTTCTTCTGGCAGGCCGTCAAGGACTGGAAGATGTGGCTGGGCATGGCCATCTACATGGGCTGCGACATGCCTCTGTACGCCTTCAGCTTGTTCCTGCCCACCATCGTCAACGAGCTCGGATGGAACACGAGCGTCGTGCGGTCGCAGCTGATGACGGTGCCGCCATacgccgtggccgccgtcttcacTGTCTTCATCGGCTGGGTGGCGGATAAGACTCAACAGCGCGGTCTGTGCAACATCTCGGTCAGCCTGATTGGTATCGTGGGCTTCAGCATGCTCATCACCACCGAGAACCCCCAGGTCAAGTACGCCGGCACGTTCCTGGGTGCCCTCGGCATCTACCCGTGCATCAGCAACACCATCACCTGGGTCGCGAACAACGTCGAGGGGGTCTACAAACGCGGCGTGGTGCTGGGTTTCGTCATCGGGTGGGGCAACCTCAACGGCATCGTCAGCTCCAACATCTACATCCGCGAGCCCCGCTTCTCCGAGGGCCACGGCGTCGTGCTGGCCTACATGTCCATCTTTCTGTGTCTGGGCAGCGTGCTCATGACCCTGCTGCTGAGGGTCGAGAACCAGAAGCGGAGGCAGGGCAATAGGGACCACTGGGCGGACAACAGGTCCGTaaaggaaatcgaggcgaTGGGGGACAGGCGACCCGACTTCTTGTACACGCTGTAG